From the genome of Anopheles moucheti chromosome 3, idAnoMoucSN_F20_07, whole genome shotgun sequence, one region includes:
- the LOC128300879 gene encoding uncharacterized protein LOC128300879 has protein sequence MGKHKHGNRKRFLCNVDVPLSRTSVSVLKSSIGENVLPPPLKSILKPPASSGFIRPSIEPPSFATAAPSTSEATKYKQPELHTMLGLSKRIETVKKMEIQPITNMTQLTPSSKKRVNTQITKQLNHQYDQAVFKKLAPVNVNDTVLLPAPGSRTTATAKSKYFFKDKKDPEPTLSDYLRPIPRFTIDFVPNVSTPNLGRVAAGDSWNNFHNIEYVLRIMEEH, from the exons ATGGGAAAGCATAAGCACGGAAATCGGAAGCGTTTCCTTTGCAATGTGGACGTTCCTCTGTCCCGTACAAGCGTCAGCGTGTTGAAATCATCTATCGGCGAGAATGTTCTTCCACCTCCGCTGAAATCGATCCTTAAACCACCCGCCTCATCCGGCTTCATCCGGCCATCGATTGAGCCACCATCATTCGCCACGGCAGCACCATCAACTTCCGAAGCAACAAAATACAAGCAACCAGAACTACATACTATGCTCGGTTTAAGCAAGCGGATAGAAACGGttaagaaaatggaaattcaACCAATCACCAACATGACCCAGCTGACACCCAGCAGTAAAAAACGCGTTAATACACAG ATCACTAAGCAGCTAAATCATCAGTACGATCAGGCTGTGTTCAAAAAGCTTGCACCGGTTAACGTGAACGATACGGTGTTACTGCCCGCTCCCGGTAGCCGTACAACCGCCACAGCCAAATCAAAGTATTTTTTCAAGGACAAAAAGGACCCGGAACCAACGCTAAGCGATTACTTGCGTCCAATTCCACGATTTACGATTGACTTTGTACCGAACGTTTCGACACCAAATTTGGGGCGCGTTGCTGCAGGGGACTCCTGGAACAACTTCCACAATATCGAGTACGTGCTGCGGATAATGGAGGAACACTGA